From the Hyphomicrobiaceae bacterium genome, the window ACTACATCGCGCGCGATTGGATGCGCGGCACCGAGATCGTTCTACCGAAAAAGGCGGTCACAAGCGGCGTCGAAGAGATCGGCGGACGCAGGCTGCATCTGTTCGCGCTTTCCGGACACACGCCCTCCGATTTGGCGATCCTCGATGAAACCTCCGGCACATTGATAGCGGGAGATCTGGCCTTCCTGGATCGCGCGCCAACCACGCCACACGCCAATATCGGGAAATGGCAGGAAAGCATCGTCACCTTGCGGGATCTTGATTTCAAGAGGCTCATACCCGGCCACGGGCCCGCCGAGGCCGACAAGCGCGCGCTACAGCAGACCCACGATTGGCTGGCAGCCATCGCCGACATCATTCAGAAGAGCTATGAGCGCGGATTAGACATGTTGGAGGCAGCCCAGCAGCCTCTGCCGCCAGCTTTGCAGAACATCGCACTTGCGCGCTACGAGTTCGAGCGCTCGGTTATGCACCTATATCCAAAATTGGAGGCGGACCGTTTACCCGAAGTAGGTCGAAAAATCGAATAGCGTCTATTGTAAAATAGTCCTTATTGGACCAACCCGGCTGACCTAGATCGTTTGTACTATTTGGCAATAAGAGACGGCATATCTCTGCGATAGGGTCTCCTTCAGTGCGACTTCCAAAAAGGGGGGAATAATTTCTCCAAAACCGGAAGCGCCTTTAATAACGAGGAGACGCTTATGAAATCTTTCAAGTGGTACGCCACTGCGAGCGCTATTGCGCTCTCGCTCAGCTTGGCCGTACCGGCCATGGCCGACGTCACGATCGATGACATCGTCAATGACGCCAAGACGACGAACGACGTCGTGACCAATGGTCTCGGCACCCAGGGTCAGCGTTACAGCCCGCTGAACACGATCAACAAAGACAATGTCCAGGAACTCGTTCCTGCATGGACGATGTCTCTCGGCGGCGAAAAGATGAAGGGCCAGGAGACGCAGCCCCTCGTCAAAGACGGCGTCATGTACTTCACCGGCTCTTATTCGCGCGCATGGGCCGTCGACACCAAGACCGGCCATGAAATCTGGGAATACGACCACCGCCTGCCGGAAGGCATTCTGCCTTGCTGCGACGTGATCAACCGCGGTGGCGCGCTTATCGGTGACAAGTTCATCTTCGGCACGCTCGACGCCAAGCTCGTCGCGCTCGATGCCAAGACCGGCAAGGTCGTGTGGAGCAAGAAGATTGACGACTTCAAGTCGGGCTACTCCTTCTCAGCCGCTCCGCTGATCGTTCCCTCCAAGACCCACGGCCCGCTGATCATCAACGGCGTGTCGGGCGGTGAATTCGGCATCGTTGGCCGCGTCGAAGCGCGCAGCGCAGAAACCGGCGACGTCGTATGGTCGCGTCCGACCGTCGAAGGCCACATGGGTATGCTGGACGGCAAGCCTTCCACGATGACCGGCAAGAAGAACGAATCCTGGCCGGGCGATCTGTGGAAGACCGGCGGCGGCGCCACTTGGCTTGGCGGCACCTACGATCCTGAAACCAATCTGATCTTCGTGGGCACCGGCAATCCGGCTCCGTGGAACAGCCACATGCGTCCGGGCGACAACAAGTGGACGTGCTCGCGTCTCGCCATTGATCCCGAAACGGGCGAGATCAAGTGGGGCTTCCAGACCACGCCGAACGACGGCTGGGACTTCGACGGCGTAAACGAGGTCGTTTCCTTCGATGTTGACGGCAAGAAGCTCGCCGCCACCGCCGACCGCAACGGCTTCTTCTATGTTCTCGACCGCACCAACGGCGCATTCCAGGGCGCATGGCCGTTCGTAGAGAAGATCACCTGGGCAAAGGAAATCGGCAAGGATGGCCGTCCGGTCTATGTGCCTGAGAACCGTCCTGGCAATCCTAAGGATTCAAAGGATGGCAAGAAGGGCGCGCCCGTGTTCGCCGTTCCGAGCTTCCTGGGCGGCAAGAACCAGATGCCGATGGCATACAGCCCGGACACCAAGCTGTTCTACGTTCCCTCCAACGAGTGGGGCATGGACATCTGGAACGAACCCGTTGCCTACAAGAAGGGCGCGGCCTACCTCGGCGCCGGCTTTACCATCAAGCCGATCTTCGATGATCACATCGGCTCGCTGAAGGCGATCGATCCGACCACCGGCAAGATCGTGTGGAAGGTCGACAACCGCGCGCCTCTGTGGGGCGGCGTTCTCACCACGGCTGGCGGCCTGGTGTTCTACGGAACGCCCGAAGGCGAGTTCAAGGCACTCGATGCCGCGAGCGGCAAGGTGCTCTACAGCTTCAACACCGGCTCGGGCATCGTCGGCAACCCCATCACCTGGGAGCAAGACGGCGAGCAGTACGTGTCGGTCGTATCGGGCTGGGGTGGTGCTGTGCCTCTGTGGGGCGGTGAGGTCGCAAAGACCATTTCGCACCTGAACCAGGGCGGCATGGTCTGGACCTTCAAGCTGCACAAGAAGGTGGCGGCCAACTAATCGCAGCCAGAACTTCCTAAGCTTTACAAACACGCGAGAGAGGGCGGTCTGGGGGGACCGCCCTTTTTCAATTCACGGGCACTTTTCCGTCCACGTTGTGGGAAGTTAAGTCGATGCAAGAAGCCGTCGACTGGGTGAAGCGCTGCCCCAATCCTCACAACGAGCCGAGCGACATAGAGATCCGTCCAGTCTTCTCCATGGATGATTTCGGTGAAGCCATGACGCCGGAGCTGCGCGCGCAGGAAGAACGCCTCATGGAGAAAGTTACAAAGAAAAATGCCGGCTGAATCGTTCTACTGCCTTTGACTTCGGCCCCGAGACCGTTCAACGGGCCCTCAGGAGTAAAATCGATGCCCCAATCTTCCAGCAAGCCTTCTTCGCAAGCCGCGCTTCCGGCCTTGGCGCCGCACATCGTTTGCAAGGGCGCAAACGAAGCGATGGATTTCTACAAGAAGGCGTTTGGTGCGCGCGAAAGACTGCGCATTCCAACTCCGGATGGAAAGCTGATGCACGGCGAAATCAACGTCAACGGCGCGCTCGTCTTGCTGACGGAAGAGTCGCCGGAATTTGGTTCGCTCTCACCAAAGACGCTGAACGCCACAACCGTCACGCTGCACCTTTACGTCGATGACGTCGACACGTTCATGGCAAAGGCGGAAGCTGCGGGCGCAACGATTGCTTCTCCGCCCAGCGACATGTTTTGGGGAGACAGATACGGCGTCCTTGTAGATCCTTTTGGGCATCGCTGGTCCGTCGCCACCCATCTGCGCGACCTATCCCCCGAAGAATTGCAGACGGCCGCGCGCGAATTCATGGAGAAGATGGCCTGCGGCTTCAATTGATTTGCTATCAAGACCCGCCAGAGCGGCGATCATTACCCTCGTTTATTCAGCGCCGATTTTAACTTCCCCCGCACAGATCTGACACCGGACGTGTTCCGGTGTAATAATTCCGCTTGCGAACAACGGATCGGCACGATTCTGGCGTTAAGTCAGACGTGCGATCCAAATCGATTCAACGGCTTAGCGCTGCAGCTCCTATCGGCCCCTCCAGCGCGACGGAGAATTCTTTAATGACTTCAAGGGGAACTCGAAACGTGCGGTTTGCTGCAAGTCTGCTTCTGGTGGCGCTTGTGGCGGCTGGCGCGTGGCTGGTTTCCCGCGATGGTCCCGCGCGCCTGCTAGCTCTCGATTTTGTGAACTCCGTTAAGGCACACATCTCGAGTGTCGATCCTTCGGAAAAGGCGGAAAGCGCCAAGCCTGAACGTGTCGT encodes:
- a CDS encoding PQQ-dependent methanol/ethanol family dehydrogenase, which translates into the protein MKSFKWYATASAIALSLSLAVPAMADVTIDDIVNDAKTTNDVVTNGLGTQGQRYSPLNTINKDNVQELVPAWTMSLGGEKMKGQETQPLVKDGVMYFTGSYSRAWAVDTKTGHEIWEYDHRLPEGILPCCDVINRGGALIGDKFIFGTLDAKLVALDAKTGKVVWSKKIDDFKSGYSFSAAPLIVPSKTHGPLIINGVSGGEFGIVGRVEARSAETGDVVWSRPTVEGHMGMLDGKPSTMTGKKNESWPGDLWKTGGGATWLGGTYDPETNLIFVGTGNPAPWNSHMRPGDNKWTCSRLAIDPETGEIKWGFQTTPNDGWDFDGVNEVVSFDVDGKKLAATADRNGFFYVLDRTNGAFQGAWPFVEKITWAKEIGKDGRPVYVPENRPGNPKDSKDGKKGAPVFAVPSFLGGKNQMPMAYSPDTKLFYVPSNEWGMDIWNEPVAYKKGAAYLGAGFTIKPIFDDHIGSLKAIDPTTGKIVWKVDNRAPLWGGVLTTAGGLVFYGTPEGEFKALDAASGKVLYSFNTGSGIVGNPITWEQDGEQYVSVVSGWGGAVPLWGGEVAKTISHLNQGGMVWTFKLHKKVAAN
- a CDS encoding quinoprotein relay system zinc metallohydrolase 1, which encodes MKLDRRDAMRAAIAAAAAPFLPMFSAESAPLSYDLKPIAVGDGIWMLAGVPQPITFDNGGAIANITILDSTEGAIIVDTGPSRRFGDELAALARALTNKDIARVYITHFHPDHAFGNQAFTADQIAAPQGVIDGLRIAGAAFSDAMYYIARDWMRGTEIVLPKKAVTSGVEEIGGRRLHLFALSGHTPSDLAILDETSGTLIAGDLAFLDRAPTTPHANIGKWQESIVTLRDLDFKRLIPGHGPAEADKRALQQTHDWLAAIADIIQKSYERGLDMLEAAQQPLPPALQNIALARYEFERSVMHLYPKLEADRLPEVGRKIE
- a CDS encoding VOC family protein; translated protein: MPQSSSKPSSQAALPALAPHIVCKGANEAMDFYKKAFGARERLRIPTPDGKLMHGEINVNGALVLLTEESPEFGSLSPKTLNATTVTLHLYVDDVDTFMAKAEAAGATIASPPSDMFWGDRYGVLVDPFGHRWSVATHLRDLSPEELQTAAREFMEKMACGFN